The following coding sequences are from one Nitrospinota bacterium window:
- the cbpA gene encoding modified peptide precursor CbpA produces MKKKTATPRKDIIASRKSCDPKGTGLSHYILSASKKAK; encoded by the coding sequence ATGAAAAAGAAAACCGCAACCCCCAGGAAAGACATCATCGCCAGCCGCAAAAGCTGCGACCCCAAAGGCACCGGCCTGTCGCACTACATCCTCTCGGCGAGCAAAAAGGCCAAGTGA
- the cbpB gene encoding peptide-modifying radical SAM enzyme CbpB: MAAARKQATVAEAPSRGLYFNSGTGPSIVPIDIGHKEYIGLIDPDTAFWSLVKKEKLADTLTSSRFISGYKKKSKKFADEMNMLRFGLKPTAVYFNSTEQCNLNCAYCYIPGDMRKNGRHMTEKELLAALAKLKTHFRKTMPKGRLPQIIFHGAEPMLNREAVFRGIEKYRDDFQFGIQTNATLLDDEATAFLTARDVSIGLSLDGHTAAIADKTRTNWTGKGVFAKVEETIEKLKGYHGFSVICTITSGNMRHLSSMVDYLHARHVPNCLLNIVRCTLPPSLAVKPADVPSARHFLAALDRSHELYKKTGRKLVVANFANILISILAPTARRLMCDISPCGGGRAFFALAPNGDLFPCSEFVGLARFNGGNLFKDGVDAVLESEAFKMVTERKVEDIKACGKCAIRHFCGSPCPAEAHEANGGMKATGSFCEFYEEQTRYALRAIADGKDNDYLWDGWDKGARTTFDTLML; this comes from the coding sequence ATGGCAGCGGCGCGTAAGCAGGCCACCGTGGCGGAGGCCCCCTCGCGGGGCCTCTATTTCAACAGCGGCACCGGCCCCTCCATCGTGCCGATAGACATCGGCCACAAAGAGTACATCGGCCTGATCGACCCGGATACGGCGTTCTGGTCGCTGGTGAAAAAAGAGAAGCTGGCCGATACGCTTACCAGCTCCCGGTTCATCTCCGGCTACAAAAAGAAAAGCAAGAAGTTCGCCGATGAGATGAACATGCTCCGGTTCGGGCTGAAGCCGACCGCCGTCTATTTCAATTCCACCGAGCAGTGCAACCTGAACTGCGCCTACTGCTACATACCGGGCGACATGCGGAAAAACGGGCGGCACATGACGGAGAAGGAGCTTCTCGCCGCGCTGGCGAAACTGAAAACCCATTTCCGCAAAACCATGCCCAAAGGCCGCCTGCCGCAAATCATCTTCCACGGCGCCGAGCCGATGCTGAACCGCGAGGCGGTGTTCCGCGGCATCGAAAAGTACCGGGATGATTTCCAGTTCGGCATACAGACCAACGCCACGCTGCTGGATGACGAAGCCACAGCCTTCCTCACCGCGCGGGACGTCAGCATCGGGCTTTCGCTGGACGGCCACACCGCCGCCATCGCCGATAAAACGCGGACCAACTGGACCGGCAAAGGGGTTTTCGCAAAAGTCGAAGAGACCATCGAAAAGCTGAAAGGCTATCACGGCTTCAGCGTCATCTGCACCATCACCAGCGGGAACATGCGCCACCTCTCCAGCATGGTGGATTACCTCCATGCGCGGCACGTCCCCAACTGCCTGCTGAACATCGTGCGCTGCACGCTGCCCCCCTCGCTGGCGGTGAAGCCGGCCGATGTACCCTCGGCGCGGCATTTCCTCGCGGCGTTGGACCGCTCGCACGAACTGTACAAAAAGACCGGGCGCAAGCTGGTGGTGGCGAATTTCGCCAACATCCTGATAAGTATTCTGGCCCCCACCGCCCGGCGGCTGATGTGCGACATCTCCCCCTGCGGCGGCGGACGCGCGTTTTTCGCGCTGGCGCCGAACGGCGATCTGTTTCCGTGCAGCGAATTTGTCGGGCTGGCCCGGTTCAACGGCGGCAATCTTTTCAAGGATGGCGTCGACGCCGTGCTGGAAAGCGAAGCGTTCAAAATGGTGACCGAACGCAAGGTGGAGGATATAAAAGCGTGCGGCAAGTGCGCCATCCGCCATTTCTGCGGCTCGCCCTGCCCCGCCGAAGCGCACGAGGCGAACGGCGGCATGAAAGCCAC
- a CDS encoding efflux RND transporter periplasmic adaptor subunit codes for MDNRRNTVIITYRVRPCLPVRHWGLGVLLAVALAACSKDAQQNQKKQMPPAPVKVAAAARKDVPLRLEVVGSVEAYATVSITAQVNGQIEKIHFKEGEHVEKGAKLVTIDPRPFKAAVAQAEAALARDTAQMENARRDAGRYEALAREGVVPRQQADQSATAADALAAVAAADKAALENARLQLAYCHIHSPIDGQTGAVLLDEGNLIKANDKAIVTIFQVKPVYVSFTVPQAHLAPIRSHMAEGRLKVTATPEGVRAAEGVLVFIDNGVDPATGTIRLKASFPNSGGRLVPGQFVNVSLTLTTEKGALTIPSHAVMNGQKGEYVFVVKDGTAEMRPIAVRRAFGGDVLIESGLEEGETVVTDGQIQVIPGGPVKVAGSGEKAKEERR; via the coding sequence ATGGATAATCGGAGGAATACCGTGATAATAACGTACCGCGTCCGCCCCTGCCTGCCCGTGCGCCATTGGGGTTTGGGTGTTCTGCTGGCGGTGGCGCTTGCCGCCTGCTCGAAGGACGCGCAGCAGAACCAGAAAAAGCAGATGCCGCCCGCGCCGGTCAAGGTGGCGGCCGCCGCCAGAAAAGACGTTCCCCTGCGGCTGGAGGTGGTGGGCTCGGTCGAGGCGTATGCCACCGTGTCGATTACGGCGCAGGTAAACGGCCAGATTGAAAAGATTCATTTCAAGGAGGGGGAGCACGTGGAGAAGGGGGCCAAGTTGGTCACCATCGATCCGCGCCCCTTCAAAGCGGCGGTGGCGCAGGCTGAGGCGGCGCTCGCCCGCGATACCGCCCAGATGGAGAACGCCCGGCGCGATGCGGGCCGGTACGAGGCGTTGGCGCGCGAAGGGGTGGTGCCGCGGCAGCAGGCCGACCAGTCCGCCACGGCGGCCGATGCGCTGGCGGCGGTGGCGGCGGCGGACAAAGCGGCGCTGGAAAATGCCCGGTTGCAACTCGCCTATTGCCACATTCATTCCCCCATCGACGGGCAGACCGGCGCGGTGCTGCTGGACGAGGGGAATCTCATCAAGGCCAACGACAAGGCCATCGTCACCATTTTCCAGGTGAAGCCGGTCTACGTGTCGTTCACGGTGCCGCAGGCGCATCTGGCGCCGATCCGTTCCCACATGGCGGAGGGGCGGCTGAAAGTGACCGCCACCCCCGAAGGCGTCCGTGCGGCCGAAGGCGTTCTGGTTTTCATCGATAACGGCGTGGATCCCGCCACCGGGACGATCCGGCTGAAGGCATCGTTCCCGAACAGCGGCGGACGCCTCGTTCCCGGCCAGTTCGTGAACGTATCGCTGACGCTGACCACGGAAAAAGGGGCGTTGACCATTCCCTCCCACGCTGTCATGAACGGCCAAAAGGGGGAATACGTGTTTGTGGTGAAAGACGGCACGGCGGAGATGCGCCCCATCGCCGTCCGCCGCGCGTTCGGCGGCGACGTGTTGATTGAAAGCGGCCTGGAGGAGGGGGAAACCGTCGTCACGGACGGCCAGATACAGGTCATACCCGGCGGACCCGTAAAGGTGGCGGGAAGCGGAGAGAAGGCGAAGGAAGAGCGTCGATGA